The Malassezia vespertilionis chromosome 2, complete sequence genomic sequence GTCTTGGCCATAAGGCCCGCCTTGGTCACAAGGCCTGTAATAATCGTCGATGGCATCGTCGGACAGGACAAGAAGAGCGTGACGCAAATAAATGGGAATACGTTTGGGAAATATGCACTCTAAGGAAACATTACTTGGGCGCATAGCGTCCATCGCGCGTGGTAGGAGCATACGGCAGAGCAAGGACGGGGCGCGTTATTCGTTCGTCACTTGAATGGGGTTGTGTCATCATGTGGCGTAGTAAATTGGGCCCGGGGTTTGGCAAAAGTTTCGGCGGTCCGCTCGCATGGCTCGGGGCCGAATGCTCGTTTGGAAAGGCGCGTTTCAAAAAGCCATTTCCACCCATCGACAGAGCTTGGCGCAGATGATCCACACCAGGAGCAGTGCTTTGCGATATAGAAGGACTTGAACTGGATTTTGTCTCGGACGTCGGCGGCCGCACGGGCTCAGGTAAGGGCCATGTAGGTACACCAACCTTGGCCATGGTCTCGGCTGGCGGCCCCGAAGGACTGGCAGTACTCGAATAGTAGTCGTCCAAAACACATTCGTCTAAGTCATAGTCGTCTTGGGTGTTAGGTGTTCCCGGCATGGACAGTGTGAGCGCAGAAGCGTTGCCGGGCGAGGGAGGCATAGGAAGTGCATGCGACGTAGACTCGCCCCAAGGCGACATACCCGCGGCCAGAGAGGTGGGCATCGGAGACCACGCGCCCTGTTCCATATCTGGCGTATCCACAGGCAAGCGGTTCAGCGGTTTCTTCCACGGTTCACACGTGCTCGGCGTGTTATGTTGTGCGTTTCCAGGAGTTAGCACGCCAAAATGCACAATGCTCGGTGGTGTTCCGTTCGAGAGACGCCGCGAAGCCTCGTCGTATTCGCTGACTACAGGCATGTTGGGGTGATTCGAGGTGGGAAGCGGCGAAGGCCTGCCTTGGCCCGCATTGATCACAGCCAAGTACCAGAACATCATATTGCTGATCACGACTTGCTCTTGCAaagctcgtcgcggatTCGCGAGCTTGAAATGACTCAATCTGTACAGCGATCGTTCGACGTGCAAGGGATACCGCAAGGGATTGCTTTCACTGGGCGGAGGCACAGCCGCTTGACTACCACCAAACAAGgtccaagcgcgctgcttcaACTTGTCAGTGTCGcttttgcgcttgccaaacAAGCCACCAAAAAATGTGTCTTTTTCTTTGCGCTTGGGCGCTGGGGGAGGAAGCagtggcggcggcggcggaacCTCATCGAtcttcttgcgctcgcgcttctcTTGCTTGTCCCGTCGTTTTGTTCGTTCACGCCGTTTGCTCCGCTCGCGCAATTCGCGCTCGGTTGAACCGACGTCCTCCTTGTTCAGCCCAAACCAGGAAAGTCCAAATCCGCTGCGCTTTTCCTTCTCGCGGTTGGTCGACGGCGGTGTCGATATAGGCATTGGTAACGTagatcggcgcggcggtgtAGGCGGCAGCGGAACTGGGTCCATCAACCGACGTGCAGACACATCTGGTGATATGGGCTTGATTTCAGGCTTCGTGGAGCGCGCAGGCGGTTCCGGAGGCGTGCTTAGCGTGGGTAAAGGCCGTGTATCAATATTCATCTGCTGCAATGACATGTCCTGGGGCGGCCAAGGAACAGGGACGCGGTGTGGGTGCCTTGTGAGAGACTGCGATCGAGCGCGCGTTTCTACATCCTTGGGCGGAAGCTCGGGGAGCGCATCCTTTGCATACGCATGCTTCCGTACATTTGTCTGTGGATCCGGTAGTGCGGGCTTGAACATTGCATCCCATGATTTCTCTGTAGAAAAGCCGCTTGGCGGGAGAGAGGACACAGGCGCGCTCGCTTTCTCGGCTTTTGGCGTGTCAAGGTCTAGCGCCTCGATAGTAGCCGCAATGCTTTCGGCAAACGAAGTATCGCCGGGTGTATTGCCCTCGGAAATGTCCGAGATGTTCTGTGATATACTGGAATCGTGGTCTGAGCTGGACCCTGCAGATGCTTGACCACTGCTCTCCAACAGCGAGGTATGCTGTGAGTGTGGCACAGATGGCTGATCTGCAGCATTACGCACAGCTTTCGTGCGGTGGACATGTGCTGTGCGTTCAATGTGCTGTGAATCGGATGTGTCCGATGTTCTGGACGTGTGTGTCGCTGAGCTTCTGTCCTCTTCTGTCGTGTCCGTCATGTCAGATCCCGGCTTGCATTTCGCAGGCTGCTCCCGATGCTGCAGCTCCCGAACCAAATGATACTCAGGCAGTAAGTCTTGGTGAGCCGCCGGCACGAGAGGAGCGTCTGAAACGGCCAAGAGActtccgcgccgctgtccaCGGTCTTCCGGCACACGTTCTCTTGCTGGCGCCTCGTCAAAACCATTATACTGACGCCGCAacgagctggagcgccgcgctaGCGATGTAGACTTTCCAATGAGCCAATCGGTAGTTGCTTTGGCATTCGATTCCGCATCAAGCATCGTCGGGGAGGTCTTTGGCATGGGCGGAGAATTGGGAGGTGATCGCTGCATATTCACTGCCTGTTCCTGTGCATGCTGGTTTACATTCC encodes the following:
- a CDS encoding uncharacterized protein (EggNog:ENOG503NY5P; COG:S) — encoded protein: MAEHQITESDLRREVEALRTRRRLSANRAVMDPDLPDLHTGGLRGNSPSLGSGSNTFPSNDQASCSEHLANLSFEHTAHLAGSQPLFGSIDRDRILARRQASAGGTARSQTGPESSFPPMEQHHAGGSTRVLGRTPLPPTPPGPNGTDNLFWIPASAHPEISPENFRSFLKTQAERNVNQHAQEQAVNMQRSPPNSPPMPKTSPTMLDAESNAKATTDWLIGKSTSLARRSSSLRRQYNGFDEAPARERVPEDRGQRRGSLLAVSDAPLVPAAHQDLLPEYHLVRELQHREQPAKCKPGSDMTDTTEEDRSSATHTSRTSDTSDSQHIERTAHVHRTKAVRNAADQPSVPHSQHTSLLESSGQASAGSSSDHDSSISQNISDISEGNTPGDTSFAESIAATIEALDLDTPKAEKASAPVSSLPPSGFSTEKSWDAMFKPALPDPQTNVRKHAYAKDALPELPPKDVETRARSQSLTRHPHRVPVPWPPQDMSLQQMNIDTRPLPTLSTPPEPPARSTKPEIKPISPDVSARRLMDPVPLPPTPPRRSTLPMPISTPPSTNREKEKRSGFGLSWFGLNKEDVGSTERELRERSKRRERTKRRDKQEKRERKKIDEVPPPPPLLPPPAPKRKEKDTFFGGLFGKRKSDTDKLKQRAWTLFGGSQAAVPPPSESNPLRYPLHVERSLYRLSHFKLANPRRALQEQVVISNMMFWYLAVINAGQGRPSPLPTSNHPNMPVVSEYDEASRRLSNGTPPSIVHFGVLTPGNAQHNTPSTCEPWKKPLNRLPVDTPDMEQGAWSPMPTSLAAGMSPWGESTSHALPMPPSPGNASALTLSMPGTPNTQDDYDLDECVLDDYYSSTASPSGPPAETMAKVGVPTWPLPEPVRPPTSETKSSSSPSISQSTAPGVDHLRQALSMGGNGFLKRAFPNEHSAPSHASGPPKLLPNPGPNLLRHMMTQPHSSDERITRPVLALPYAPTTRDGRYAPK